CAGCTGCTCGCCGATGGCGTAGGCGGGATTCAGCGCCGTCATGGGTTCCTGGAAGATCATCGCCATCTTGCTGCCGCGCAAGGCGTTGATGCGGCCGCCGCGCGCGGCCGAGAGGTCTTCGCCCAGCACCGCCAGCCGGCGCGTGCTGCGGCGGGCAGCCTTGGGCAAGAGCCCCATGATGGCCAGCGAGGTCATGGACTTGCCGCAGCCGGATTCCCCCACCAGGCACAGCGTTTCGCCGCGCCGGACCTGGAAGGACACGTCGCGCACCGCATGCAGCGGGCCGCGCGGCGTGGCGATGTCGACGGTCAGGCCCTGCACATCCAGCACGATGTCGGTGTCGCTCATGCTCAGGCCCTCTCTTCAGGCGTCAGGAGTTGATGCAGCCCGTCGCCGGCCAGGTTGATCGCGAAGATCAGCAAGGCCAGCGCCGACCCGGGGATGGCGATCAGCCAGAACGAGAAGAACATATAGGCCTTGGCCTCCGAGATCATCAGGCCCCACGACGGCAGCGGCGGCTGCACGCCCAGGCCCAGGAAGGACAGGGAGGCTTCCAGCAGGATGGCGCTGGCGGCTTCCAGCGTGGCGATCACGATCAGCTGCGGCACCACGTTGGGCAACACTTCGCCCCAGACGATGCGCCAGGTGGACGCGCCCGCCGCCTGCGCCGCGGCCACGTATTCCAGCGAGCGCACCTGCTGGGTGGCGCTGCGCATCACCACCGCGTAGCGGTCCCACTTGAGCAGCCCCAGGACCAGGATCACCACCCAGAGCGAGCCGCCGACGATGGCGACGGTGGCCAGCGCCACCAGGATCACGGGCATGGACAAACGGGTGGTGATCAGGAACGACACCGCCATGTCGACCTTGCCGCCGAAGTAGCCGGCCGCCATGCCCATGGCCGTGCCGATCAGGCCCGAGATCAGCGCCACGCTGATGCCGATCAAGAGCGAGATGCGGGCGCCGTAGAACAGGCGCGACATATAGTCGCGGCCCAGCTGGTCGGTGCCCAGAGGATGCAGCCAGGTGCCCTTGGCGTACCAGACCGGCGGCGCGGTGCGGTAGGCCAGGTCCTGATAATAGGGATCGTGCGGCGAGATCCAGGGCGCGAACAACGCGATCAATACGATGACGAGCAGGATGCCGCCGCCGGCCAGCAGCGCCTTGTTGCGCCGCAGCCGCCGCCAGCGCAGGGCGGACGCGGACAGTTCCAGCGGCGCCGGGGCGCCGGGAGCGGACGGGGTAAGGGTAGGCGTGTTCATGTCAGGACACCCGGATGCGCGGGTCCAGCCACGCGTTGGCGATATCGGCGGCCAGGGTCAGCAGCACGTACAGCACCGACAGCAGCAGCACGATGAGCTGCATCACGGGATAGTCCTTGTAGGTGATGCTCTGGTAGGCCAGGTAGCCCAGCCCGTCCAGCGCGAAAATGGTCTCGATGACGACCGAGCCGCCCAGCAGGTAGCCCAGCTGCACCGCGGCCAGCGCCACCACCGGCACGATGGCGTTGCGCAGCGCATGCTTGAAGACGATCTTGCGCGCCGGCAGACCCTTGGCGCGGGCGGTGCGGATGTAGTCGGCGGCCAGGACTTCGATCATGCCGGCGCGGATCAGGCGCATGAAGGCGGGGGCCACGTAGTACCCCAGCGCGATCGCCGGCATCACGAAATGCTGCCAGCTGCCGCTGCCCGACACCGGCAGGATGCGCAGCGAGATCGAGAACAGCATGATCAGGATCAGCGCGAAGAAGAAGTTGGGCAGCGCCTGTCCCAGCACGGCGATGGCCAGGCAGATGCGGTCGATCAGGCTGCCCTTGTACAGCGCCGCCAGCACGCCCAGCGGAATCGAGATCAGGAGCGCGAAGGCCAGCGCGCCCAGGCCCAGCAGCAGGGTGGTCTTGAGCTTGGAGAGGATCAGCGGCCCGGCCTCGGTCTTGAAATACACCGAGGTGCCGAAGTCGCCCTGCAGGATATGCCAGAGCCAGTCCGCGTACTGCACCGCCAGCGGCCGGTCCAGGCCGTAGGTCTTGCGGATCATGTCGATGTCGGCCTGGCGCGCGCCTTCGCCGGCCAGGGCCAGCGCCGGGTCGCCGGACAGGTGCAGCAGCAGGAACGCCAGGATCGAAACCGTCAGCGCCACCAGCACCGCCAGGCCCAGGCGCCTGATCGTGAAATACAGCATAGGGCTTCCTCTTCGTTGGACTCACGCCGGCCCGGCGCGATGCCGGGCCGGCGCGGGGCCGTGCCTTACTTCCAGCTCATGTCCCAGAAGCGCACCAGTTCATCCGAATAGGGCTTGAAGTTCACGTCCTTGGTGGCCACGTAGTAGGCGGGCAGGGTCCACAGCGGCACCGCGTAGGCCTTCTGCGCGATCAGGTCCAGCGCCTGCTTGTAGGCGGCGTTGCGCGCGGCGCTGTCGATGGTGCGGTCGCCCTTGGTGAGCAGGTCGCGCACCTGCGCGTCGCGGGTGACGTCGTCGTTGCCGAAGGCGAAGTACACCGGCGTGGACGCGGACACGTCGTTGACCAGGTTGGAGCCCCAGGTCTGGTGCGTGAGCGAGGCCTTGTTGGCGCGGATCATGTCGCGCATGGCGGCGTACTGCAGGAAGTTGAGCTTGGCGCGGATGCCGACCGCCTGCAGGTAGTTGATGATGGCTTCGGTCTGGTTGCGCTCGCGGTAGGCCACCAGGTCGATGTCGAAGCCATTGGGGTAGCCGGCTTCCGCCAGCAGCTTCTTGGCCTGGGCCGGATCGTACTTGTAGACCGGCGCGCCTTCCTGCGTGCAGCCCGTCTGCGAAGGCGTGCAGATGGTGTTGATGAGGCCGCCGCCTTCGCCCACGATGTTCTTCAACATGGATTCGCGGTCGATGGCGTGGATGATGGCGCGGCGTACGCGTTCGTCCTTGAGCTGCGGGGCCGGCGTGCCTTCCTGGATGTTCATCTGCATGAACACGATGCGCATGGTGTTGCCGGTGACCATCTGCAGCGAGGGCATGCCGCCCAGCTGTTCGGCCTGGTCCTTGGGTACGCTCATGATCAGGTCCTCGCCGCCCGAGATGACCTCGGCCATTTGCGTCTGGCGGTCGGGGATGAAGCGGATCACCACCTTGCCGATCTTGGGCTGGGCCTTGGGCGAATCCTTGAAGTAATCGGCATTGCGTTCCAGCGTGATGGACTTGCCCGGCTGGTAATCCACCACCTTGTAGGGACCGGAGCCCACCGGCTTGGCGTTCATGCCCTTGGGGCCGACTTCCTGGTAGTACTTGGCCGGATGGATGGCGGCGGTGGTGGACAGGTATTCCTTGGCGCCGGGGAAGGGTTCCTTGGTGATCAGGCGCACCTTGTATTTGTCGATCTTCTCGACCTTGTCGATCCAGGCCACGTTCTGCTGCGTCACGGCCTTGTTCTTCGGATCCGCCACATAGTTCAGCGTGTAAACCACCGAGTCCGCATCGAACTCCTCGCCGTTATGGAATTTGACGCCTTCGCGCAGTTCGAATTCCATGGTCTTGTCGTCGACCTGCTTCCAGCTCTTGGCGAGCTGCCCCTTGTACTCGTTGGTGACCGGGTCGCGGTAGAGCAGGGTGTCCCAGACGTTGGCGGCGATGATGACGCCGATCCGCACGTTGTTGTAGTAGGGGTCCACGCTTTCTGGCGCCTGGTCGTAGGCCATGCGCAAGGTGTCGTCCTTCTTGCCGGCCAGCGCCGGCTGGGCCGCCAGCGTGGCGCAGGCCAGCAGGGCGGCAGCCAGGGCCTTGAGGGGGAGAGGGCTGCGCCAGGTCGGCGCGGATGCTGCGGGGGTGACGCGGAAATCAGTCATGGTGAGGCTCCTGTGGAAGTCACTGCACGTACTGCTTATCTGCCATCTTGTCGCGGGCGGCGCGGCCCGCTGCGCTGCCTGCGGCGGGTCAGCCGGAATCGGCCGCCGCCGCGGGCGGCTGGGTAAGGGTCTTCAACGCGGCCTCGCACTTGCGCTGCAAGTGCTGGCGCATGATGCCGGCCAGCCGGTCCGCGTCGCGCGCGTCCAGGGCCTCGGCCATCTCGATGTGCTCGCGCATCGCCAGATCCCATTTCTGGCGGTTTTCGTTCGAGACGAAACGCAGGTTCTGGATGCGCGCGTTCTGCGCGTCGTACAGCTGCTTGAGCAGGCTGTTGTGCGCGGCCAGGCTGATGCGTTCGTGGATCTCGCGATTGGTGCGGAAATAGGTGGGCAGGTCGTGGCGCGCGTGGCTGGCCATCATTTCGTAGGTCAGCGCGCGGATCTCGGCGATCTCGGTGGCCGTGGCCCGTTCGCAGGCCAGCCGGCAGGACATGGCCTCCAGCCCGCCGATGACCTCGAAGGCTTCGCGGATGTTGGCCTCCGACAGCGCCACCACTTGCGCGCCGCGGTTCGGCTCGATCTGTACCAGGCCTTCGGCGGCCAGCACGCGGAAGGCTTCGCGCAAGGGCGTGCGGGACACGCCCAGCAGGTCGCACAGGGTGCGTTCGTTCAGCCGCGTGCCGGGCGGAAATTCGCCCTGGATGATGCGTTCGCGCAGTTGCCCGGCCACCGTGGCCGGCAGCGTGCGGCCGTTGCCCATGCCGCGGGCCGCGGACGGCGGGGCGGTTTCGGCGGCCACGCTGGCGGCGCCGGAATCAGGCATCAGGCTGGAAACGCTGCTCATTGGTATACAAAAATTCCCCGTGTTTTGCGAGACTATAAACCCGTCTTTCGGTATCGCCTGATGGGTGTATACCCTAGGTTATTAACGCAAAAACAATGGGATAGAGTGACGCATGCCGCAAGTCCGCGCGTTGGGCAAGCCCTGCTTGTCTGCCCTGCGCTTTTCATTGGTATACAAAAATATTCCACTTTGGGACTACGCATGCTTACCCTGAACAGTCATCCGTCCGGCCGGCATTTCCTGCAGATTCCGGGGCCGACCAACGTGCCCGACCGCGTGCTGCGCGCCATCGACCAGCCCACCATCGACCATCGCGGACCCGAGTTTGGGGCGTTGGGCCTGGCGGTGCTGGAAGGAGTCAAGCAGGTGTTCCAGACGCAGTCGCCGGTGGTGATCTTTCCGTCGTCCGGCACCGGCGCCTGGGAAGCCGCGCTGGTCAACACCTTGTCGCCCGGCGACCGCGTGCTGATGGTCGAGACCGGCCATTTCGCCAGCCTGTGGCGCAAGCTGGCAGGGCGGCTGGGCCTGGAGGTGGACTTCCTGGAAGGCGACTGGCGCCACCCGGTGGACGCGGCCGCCATCGCCGCCCGCCTGGCCGGCGACCAGGGGCGCAAGATCAAGGCCGTGTGCGTGGTGCACAACGAAACCTCCACCGGCGTGACCAGCGACATTGCGGCCGTGCGCGCCGCGATCGACGGCGCCGCGCATCCGGCGCTGCTGATGGTGGACACGATTTCGTCGCTGGGCTCCATCGACTACCGCCACGACGAATGGGGCGTGGACGTGACCGTGGCCGGCTCGCAGAAAGGGCTGATGCTGCCGCCAGGCCTGGCCTTCAACGCCGTCAGCGCGCGCGCCCTGGCCGCGGCCGACGAGGCGCGGCTGCCGCGCTCTTATTGGGACTGGCGCGAGATGCTCACCGCCAACGCCCGCGGCTACTTTCCGTACACGCCGTCGACCAATCTGCTTTACGGCCTGCATGAAGCCCTGGCCATGCTGCGCGAAGAAGGCTTGCCGCAAGTCTTCGCGCGCCACCAGCGCCACGCCCAGGCCACGCGCCTGGCCCTGGCCGGTTGGGGGCTGGAGCTGCTGAGCCTGGATCCGGCCGCGCACAGCCCGGCGCTGACCGCCGTGATCATGCCGCAAGGCCATGGGGCCGACGCCTTCCGCAAGCTGGTGCTGGAACGCTTCGACATGTCGCTGGGACAGGGCCTGGGCAAGCTCGCCGACCGCGTGTTCCGCATCGGCCACCTGGGCCACTTCAACGACCTGACGCTGTGCGGCACGCTGGCCGGCGTGGAAATGGGCCTGGCCGCGGCAGGCGTACCGCATCGCGCCGGCGGCGTGCAGGCGGCAATGGAATTCCTGGCCGGGGCGCGTGCAAACGTCCCGGCCTGAGACACACACATAACGAGGGAAACGATGAACACACTCATGCAGCAGGCGATCCAGTTCGCCAACGACCACGAATCCGCCTGGGACCGCAGCGTCAAGGGCAACTTCGGCGTACACCTGAACGATCCGCCGCCTTGGAACCGCCTGCTGGGCCCGATCCACGACCGCGGTCCCGTGTCGGGCGTGGTCACGGTGCGCGGCGAGACCATCGCGTCCTGGGGCGAGCCCGAACGCGCCGACCTGACCTTCAGCGTGGCCAAGCTGTACCTGGCGATCCTGGCCGGCGTGGCCCATGACCGGGGCCTGCTGCCGGACGTGGATGAACCGGTGGGCAAGCGGGTGCCGGGCATCGGCTTCGATGAAGGGCAGAACGCCGACATCACCTGGCGTCATCTGCTGCAGCAGACCAGCGAATGGGAGGGCGAACGCTTCGGCGTATCGGACCAGGCCGACCGCTACCGGGCTGTCACCTTCGGCGTGCCGCCCGATGGCAAGAAAGGCGAGGCTCGGCCTCTGCAGCGTCCCGGCACGTACTGGGAATACAACGACGTGCGCATCAACCAGCTGTCGTATGCGCTGCTGCACCTGTTCCGCAAACCCTTGCCCGAGGTCTTCCGCGAGGCCGTCACGCGGCCCATCGGCGCCAGCGAGAACTGGCAGTGGGTCGGCTACGACAACGCCTGGGTCGAGATCGACGGCCAGCGCATGCCGTCAGTGCCTGGCGGTTCGCACTGGGGCGGCGGCATGTCCATCAGCGCCCGCGATCAGGCGCTGATCGGCCAGATGCTGCTGAACGACGGCATGGCCAATGGTCGCCGCATCCTGTCCAGCGAATGGATCCGGGATATGCGCACGCCATGCGCGATCGCGCCGTATTACGGCTATCTGATCTGGCTGAACCATGAAGGCCGCGTGTTCCCCAGCGTGCCGGCTTCCAGCTTCTTTGGCGTGGGAGCGGGTAGCTCGTTTACCTGGGTGGAGCCGGAACGGCAGATGGTGGTGATTGTGCGCTGGCTGAACTCGGCCTACGCCGACGCGCTGTTCGGCAAGATCCTGGAGGCTGTGGACGCTGGGGTTTAGATCGTTGTTGGCTTGGCTTTTGATGTTGAGGATATCGGGGGGCTTCGAGCTTGCGGATGTCAGGGTTCTTTAGCCGCCGAGGCCACCCTGCGCCATTCCGATGCTCGCCCCAGTGGGGCTGCGCTTCGGATGGCTCCGGGCAGCCTCGGCTGACTCTCGCCTGATGCGATGGTTGTTCCCCGTTCATGGGCGGATGCCCTGAGCCGGTGGCCGGGCGGAGGGATCCGAAGCGCAGCCCCACCGGGGCGAGCATCGGAATCCCGCAGTCCGGGCGCCGGCGGCTCAAGAACCCAGCCTCGCAAAACCGAAACGGCAGGGCTTCGAGCTTGCGGATGCCAGGGTTCTTTAGCCGCCGAGGCCACCCTGCGCCATTCCGATGCTCGCCCCAGTGGGCTGCACTTCGGATGGCTCCGGGCAGCCTCGGCTGACAGTCGCCGAATGCATTGGTCTCAGCCCCCGTTCATGGGCAGATGCCGTGAGCCGGTGGCCGGGCGGAGGGATCCGAAGCGCAGCCCCACCGGGGCGAGCATCGGAATCCCGCAGTCCGGACGCCGGCGGCTCAAGAACCCCAGCCTTACAAAACCAAACGTCAACAATCCACCCAAGAATGCCCTGGATGCGAATTTGACTGGCGCGGGCTTAACGTTGCATGCTCCCGCCTAATCCATTTCCGTGAATGAGAGGAAGCCAACCATGAACTACCGCCGCCTCGGCCGCAGCAATCTCCGCGTCTCTCCGCTCTGCCTGGGTACCATGATGTTCGGCGAGCAGACCCCCGACGACGAAGCCGCCCGCATTGTCGCGTCCGCGCGTGACCATGGTTTGAACTTCATCGACACCGCCGACGTCTACAACGGCGGCCGCTCCGAAGAAGTGGTCGGCAAGCTGCTGAAAGGCCAGCGCCACGACTGGGTGCTCGCCAGCAAGATCGGCAACGCCGTCGGTGTAGGCCCGAACCAGGCCCACTATTCGCGCCAGTGGCTCATGCGCGGCGTCGAGGAAAGCCTCACGCGCCTGGGCACCGACTTCATGGACATCCTCTACCTGCACCGCGACTACCACGAGGAAAACCTCGAAGAAGCGCTGTGGGCGCTGGGCGACCTGATCCGCGCCGGCAAGCTGCGCAGCTTCGGCCTGTCCAACTTCCGCGGCTGGCGTATCGCCGAGGTCATGCGCCTGTGCGAAAAAATGGGCGTGCCGCAACCCGTGGTGTGCCAGCCTTACTACAACATGCTCAACCGCGGCCCCGAAGTCGAGATCCTGCCCGCCTGCAAGCACTACGGCCTGGGCGTCGTGCCCTACAGCCCGATCGCGCGCGGCGTGCTTACCGGCAAGTATCTGCCGGGCCAGGCGCCCGCGGCCGATACCCGCGCCGGACGTGGCGACCGCCGCATCCTGGCGACCGAGTTCCGCGAAGAGTCCCTGGAAATCGCGCAGAAGCTGGTCGCGCACGCCGCCGCGCGCGGCACGCAGGCGGGCCATTTCGCCACCGCCTGGGTGCTGGCCAATCCCGTCATCACCGCGGTCATCGCCGGCCCGCGTACCCTGGCGCAGATGGAGGACTACTACGCGGCCCTGGACGTGAAGACAACGGCCGAGGACGAGGCCGTCGTCAATGACTGGGTGACGCCGGGCCATGCTTCGAGCCACGGCTACAACGACCCAAACTACCCGTTCTACGGCCGCCCGGTAGCGGCGGCCTGATACGGGCATAGTCCCAGGGTAAGAAGCGCCGGCCCGCATGGCCGGCGCTTTCACGTTCAAGCCTTGCCCAATCCCCCGCGCGGCATGGCAGGCGGCGCGGCCGCTTCCAATTCAGCCGGCTGCACGCCACGCCCGATCAGCATGGCGCAGATCGCCGATACCACCCCCGCGAACAGCACGTACAGGCAGATCAGCCAAGGCTGGCCGCCGCCCGTCTTCAGCAGCGCCGTTGCGATGATGGGCGTGATGCCCGAGGCGAAGATCCCCGAGAACTGATAGACGAAGGAAATCCCCGTGTAGCGCACCTTGGCGTCAAACAGCTCGCAGAACAGCGCCGCCTCCGGCCCGTACACCGCGGCGTAAAGGATGCCGAACGGGATAATGATCGCCAGCCAGATCAGCATCACGCTGCCCTGGCTGTTGAGCATCAGCCAGAATCCGGGGAAGGACGCCGCCGCAGTGATGAGCGATCCCCAGAAATAGACCCGGGTGCGGCCGATGCGGTCGGACAGCCGGCCGAAGAAAGGGATGAAGAAGCACATCACCAGGGCCGCGGCCATCACCCCGATCAGCGCTTCGGTCCGGCTGATCTGCACCGTCTGCGTCAGGTACGAGATCGAGAACACGCCGAACACGTTGAAGAACACGCCGTCGATATAGCGCGCGCCCATGCCCTTGAAGACATTGCCCGGATAGCGCTTGAGCATGTCGAAGAACGGAATGCGGCTCTCGGCGTTGTTGGCCTTGACCGCCGCGAACTCGGGCGTCTCCTTGATGTTCAGGCGGATGTACATGCCCACCAGCACCATGGCGGCCGACGCCAGGAAGGCGATGCGCCAGCCCCAGGCCATGAACTGCGCATCCGTCAGCAGCGTGGACAGCAGCGCCACCGTGCCCGAGGCCAGGCACAGCCCGATGGCCAGCCCGATCTGCGGCAGCGAGGCATAAAAGCCTTTCTTGCCCGGCGGCGCGTATTCGTAGGCCATCAGCACCGCGCCGCCCCATTCGCCACCCAGCCCTATGCCCTGGAACACGCGCAGCAAAAGCAGCAGGATCGGCGCCCAGATGCCGATGCTGTCGTAGGTCGGCACCAGCCCGATCAGGAAGGTGGCGATGCCCATGATCATCAGCGTCATCACCAGCATGCTCTTCCTGCCGATGCGATCGCCGAAGTGGCCGAAGATCAGGCCGCCCAGCGGCCGCGTGACGAAACCGACGGCAAAGGTGGTGTAGGCCAGCATGGTCGAAACCACCGGGTCGCCCGTGGGGAAGTACAGCTTGTTGAACACGATGCCCGCGACGACGCCATACAGGAAAAAGTCGTACCACTCGATGGTGGCTCCGATCAGCGACGCGGCGACGACTTTGCGCACCGCGGCTTCGTTTTGCTTGGCCATGTCTAGTCTCCTTTGGTGGGGCGGTCGGGCAATCTGCGTTGTCCTGCGCCTTGGGGTTCTGCTATCCGGGGTCCGTCATCTCCAATTCAGGCGGCGACGCGCAGCGCCTGCGGCTGCGCTTGCCTGAGGTCCTGCAACATGAATTCGGCCGCGCGTTCGGCCAGCATTACCACCGGCACGTTGGTGTTGCCCGACACCAGCGTCGGCATGATGGAGCAGTCCACCACCCGCAGCCCGGCCACGCCGTGCACGCGCAGGCGCTCGTCCACTACGGCCATCGGGTCGCTGGACGGCCCCATCTTGGCGGTGCCGGACGGGTGGAAGATCGTGGCGCCGTATTCGCGGCAGAAGTGCAGGATCTCGTCGTCCGTGCGCACGTCCGGCCCGGGGCGGAACTCGCGTTTCATCAGGCCGGCCAGCGGTTCGGTGGCGGCGAGCCTGCGCGCATATTTCACCGCGGCGACCGCCATCTTGCGGTCCAGTTCGGTGGACAGGTAATTGGGTTGCATGGACGGCGCTTCGAACGGGTCCGCGCTGCGCAGTTGGACCCGGCCGCGCGACGTGGGCCGCAGCTCGCACACCGAATAGGTGCAGCCCGAGAACGGATGCACCTTGCCGCCCGCCATGTCGGCCGACAGCGTGGCGAAATGGAACTGCGTGTCGGGCGTGCGGCTGGCAGGATCCACGCGGCAGAACACGCCGCCCTGGTTGATGCCCACCGCCAGCGGCCCGCCGCGGAACAGCAGCCATTCCAGGCCCATGCGGGCGCGGCCCGTCAGGCTGCGCAACTGGTCGTTGGTGGTGATGGGGCGGGTGGTCTCGTAGATCAGCCGGATCTGCAAATGGTCCTGCAGGTTCTCGCCCACGCCCGGCAGGTCGCGCACCACGCCGATGCCGAACTGGCGCAGCAGGGCCGCGGGGCCGACGCCGGACAGTTGCAGCAGCTGCGGCGATTGCAGGGCGCCCGCGCACAGCACCACTTCGCGGCGGGCGCGCACGGTGTGCACCTGGCCGTCGCGCCGGTAGCGCACGCCGCAGGCGCGGCGGCCCTCGAACAGCACGGCCATGGCGTGCGCGTCGGTTTCCACGCGCAGATTGCTGCG
The sequence above is drawn from the Achromobacter xylosoxidans genome and encodes:
- a CDS encoding ABC transporter substrate-binding protein; this translates as MTDFRVTPAASAPTWRSPLPLKALAAALLACATLAAQPALAGKKDDTLRMAYDQAPESVDPYYNNVRIGVIIAANVWDTLLYRDPVTNEYKGQLAKSWKQVDDKTMEFELREGVKFHNGEEFDADSVVYTLNYVADPKNKAVTQQNVAWIDKVEKIDKYKVRLITKEPFPGAKEYLSTTAAIHPAKYYQEVGPKGMNAKPVGSGPYKVVDYQPGKSITLERNADYFKDSPKAQPKIGKVVIRFIPDRQTQMAEVISGGEDLIMSVPKDQAEQLGGMPSLQMVTGNTMRIVFMQMNIQEGTPAPQLKDERVRRAIIHAIDRESMLKNIVGEGGGLINTICTPSQTGCTQEGAPVYKYDPAQAKKLLAEAGYPNGFDIDLVAYRERNQTEAIINYLQAVGIRAKLNFLQYAAMRDMIRANKASLTHQTWGSNLVNDVSASTPVYFAFGNDDVTRDAQVRDLLTKGDRTIDSAARNAAYKQALDLIAQKAYAVPLWTLPAYYVATKDVNFKPYSDELVRFWDMSWK
- a CDS encoding ABC transporter permease, with protein sequence MLYFTIRRLGLAVLVALTVSILAFLLLHLSGDPALALAGEGARQADIDMIRKTYGLDRPLAVQYADWLWHILQGDFGTSVYFKTEAGPLILSKLKTTLLLGLGALAFALLISIPLGVLAALYKGSLIDRICLAIAVLGQALPNFFFALILIMLFSISLRILPVSGSGSWQHFVMPAIALGYYVAPAFMRLIRAGMIEVLAADYIRTARAKGLPARKIVFKHALRNAIVPVVALAAVQLGYLLGGSVVIETIFALDGLGYLAYQSITYKDYPVMQLIVLLLSVLYVLLTLAADIANAWLDPRIRVS
- a CDS encoding GntR family transcriptional regulator yields the protein MPDSGAASVAAETAPPSAARGMGNGRTLPATVAGQLRERIIQGEFPPGTRLNERTLCDLLGVSRTPLREAFRVLAAEGLVQIEPNRGAQVVALSEANIREAFEVIGGLEAMSCRLACERATATEIAEIRALTYEMMASHARHDLPTYFRTNREIHERISLAAHNSLLKQLYDAQNARIQNLRFVSNENRQKWDLAMREHIEMAEALDARDADRLAGIMRQHLQRKCEAALKTLTQPPAAAADSG
- a CDS encoding pyridoxal-phosphate-dependent aminotransferase family protein, yielding MLTLNSHPSGRHFLQIPGPTNVPDRVLRAIDQPTIDHRGPEFGALGLAVLEGVKQVFQTQSPVVIFPSSGTGAWEAALVNTLSPGDRVLMVETGHFASLWRKLAGRLGLEVDFLEGDWRHPVDAAAIAARLAGDQGRKIKAVCVVHNETSTGVTSDIAAVRAAIDGAAHPALLMVDTISSLGSIDYRHDEWGVDVTVAGSQKGLMLPPGLAFNAVSARALAAADEARLPRSYWDWREMLTANARGYFPYTPSTNLLYGLHEALAMLREEGLPQVFARHQRHAQATRLALAGWGLELLSLDPAAHSPALTAVIMPQGHGADAFRKLVLERFDMSLGQGLGKLADRVFRIGHLGHFNDLTLCGTLAGVEMGLAAAGVPHRAGGVQAAMEFLAGARANVPA
- a CDS encoding aldo/keto reductase, with amino-acid sequence MNYRRLGRSNLRVSPLCLGTMMFGEQTPDDEAARIVASARDHGLNFIDTADVYNGGRSEEVVGKLLKGQRHDWVLASKIGNAVGVGPNQAHYSRQWLMRGVEESLTRLGTDFMDILYLHRDYHEENLEEALWALGDLIRAGKLRSFGLSNFRGWRIAEVMRLCEKMGVPQPVVCQPYYNMLNRGPEVEILPACKHYGLGVVPYSPIARGVLTGKYLPGQAPAADTRAGRGDRRILATEFREESLEIAQKLVAHAAARGTQAGHFATAWVLANPVITAVIAGPRTLAQMEDYYAALDVKTTAEDEAVVNDWVTPGHASSHGYNDPNYPFYGRPVAAA
- a CDS encoding MFS transporter — protein: MAKQNEAAVRKVVAASLIGATIEWYDFFLYGVVAGIVFNKLYFPTGDPVVSTMLAYTTFAVGFVTRPLGGLIFGHFGDRIGRKSMLVMTLMIMGIATFLIGLVPTYDSIGIWAPILLLLLRVFQGIGLGGEWGGAVLMAYEYAPPGKKGFYASLPQIGLAIGLCLASGTVALLSTLLTDAQFMAWGWRIAFLASAAMVLVGMYIRLNIKETPEFAAVKANNAESRIPFFDMLKRYPGNVFKGMGARYIDGVFFNVFGVFSISYLTQTVQISRTEALIGVMAAALVMCFFIPFFGRLSDRIGRTRVYFWGSLITAAASFPGFWLMLNSQGSVMLIWLAIIIPFGILYAAVYGPEAALFCELFDAKVRYTGISFVYQFSGIFASGITPIIATALLKTGGGQPWLICLYVLFAGVVSAICAMLIGRGVQPAELEAAAPPAMPRGGLGKA
- a CDS encoding ABC transporter permease yields the protein MNTPTLTPSAPGAPAPLELSASALRWRRLRRNKALLAGGGILLVIVLIALFAPWISPHDPYYQDLAYRTAPPVWYAKGTWLHPLGTDQLGRDYMSRLFYGARISLLIGISVALISGLIGTAMGMAAGYFGGKVDMAVSFLITTRLSMPVILVALATVAIVGGSLWVVILVLGLLKWDRYAVVMRSATQQVRSLEYVAAAQAAGASTWRIVWGEVLPNVVPQLIVIATLEAASAILLEASLSFLGLGVQPPLPSWGLMISEAKAYMFFSFWLIAIPGSALALLIFAINLAGDGLHQLLTPEERA
- a CDS encoding serine hydrolase domain-containing protein codes for the protein MNTLMQQAIQFANDHESAWDRSVKGNFGVHLNDPPPWNRLLGPIHDRGPVSGVVTVRGETIASWGEPERADLTFSVAKLYLAILAGVAHDRGLLPDVDEPVGKRVPGIGFDEGQNADITWRHLLQQTSEWEGERFGVSDQADRYRAVTFGVPPDGKKGEARPLQRPGTYWEYNDVRINQLSYALLHLFRKPLPEVFREAVTRPIGASENWQWVGYDNAWVEIDGQRMPSVPGGSHWGGGMSISARDQALIGQMLLNDGMANGRRILSSEWIRDMRTPCAIAPYYGYLIWLNHEGRVFPSVPASSFFGVGAGSSFTWVEPERQMVVIVRWLNSAYADALFGKILEAVDAGV
- a CDS encoding GMC family oxidoreductase; amino-acid sequence: MSDTVDYIVVGAGSAGCVMANRLSASGAHSVCLLEAGPKDSNPWIHIPIGYGKTMFHKVLNWGYYTDPDPGMLDRRIYWPRGRTLGGSSSINGLIYIRGQRQDYDAWAAAGNPGWSWDECLPYFRKLENNDLGPGPTRGTEGMLNATSIKTAHPLVEALIGAAQKLGLPHVQDFNTGDQEGVGYYQLTTRNGRRCSTAVAYLRPAQDRSNLRVETDAHAMAVLFEGRRACGVRYRRDGQVHTVRARREVVLCAGALQSPQLLQLSGVGPAALLRQFGIGVVRDLPGVGENLQDHLQIRLIYETTRPITTNDQLRSLTGRARMGLEWLLFRGGPLAVGINQGGVFCRVDPASRTPDTQFHFATLSADMAGGKVHPFSGCTYSVCELRPTSRGRVQLRSADPFEAPSMQPNYLSTELDRKMAVAAVKYARRLAATEPLAGLMKREFRPGPDVRTDDEILHFCREYGATIFHPSGTAKMGPSSDPMAVVDERLRVHGVAGLRVVDCSIMPTLVSGNTNVPVVMLAERAAEFMLQDLRQAQPQALRVAA